The segment CCCCGCGGACCGGAAGAACATCGTGGCCTTCTCGATCCCGCGCGACGACCTCGTCGACGTCCAGGGGGTCGACGTGCCGCAGGCCAAGATCAAGGAGGCCTACGGTCGGAAGAAGGCCCTCACCGAGAACGAGTTGCAGGCGGCGGGCGTCACCGACCCGTCCGAACTGGAGACCCGCGGCCGCGAAGCGGGGCGGGCCGAGACCATCAAGACTGTCCGTGCGCTCACCGGCGTGCCGATCGACCGGTTCGCCGAGATCAGCCTCGTCGGCTTCTACGACCTCGCGTCGGCGCTCGGCGGGGTGAAGGTCTGCCTCAAGCACGCCGTCTCCGACGGCTACTCGGACGCTCACTTCTCAGCGGGGGAGCACACCCTGACACCGGCGCAGTCGGTCGCCTTCGTCCGACAGCGGCACGGGCTTCAGAACGGCGACCTCGATCGCACGCACCGCCAGCAGGCGTTCATGCTGTCGGCGCTCAATCAGCTGCGCGATGCCGGAACGTTCACCGACCTCGGCAAGATCACCGCCCTGGTCGACGCCGCGCAGCGCGACGTGGTGCTGTCGTCCGGATGGGATCTGGCGACCTGGGCGCAGGAGATGGGCACCGTGCCCGACCAACGGATCTCCTTCTCGACGCTCCCCGTGGTCCGCTACGACACGGTCGACGGTCAGGACGTCAACATCGTCGATCCGGCCGCGATCCGGGCGCGCGTCCAGCGGGCCTTCGGCATGCGGCCGTCGCCGGCTCGGAAGGTCGTGCCGGCGGCCACCGCGGCGTCCGCCACGGACGCCGCTTCG is part of the Gordonia phthalatica genome and harbors:
- a CDS encoding LCP family protein is translated as MRRRRSVAPVRPTAREVVQARVAAGEYVPEWRIPGAATRHRRGPARQPVRRQSAGLKLARGVVAVASVVTIAASGLTWAGTHHLVVGFTVSSALGVDAPHSTGGAENILLMGLDTRKDLHGQDLPPDILKQLHAGDSSNGGYNTNTMILVHIPADRKNIVAFSIPRDDLVDVQGVDVPQAKIKEAYGRKKALTENELQAAGVTDPSELETRGREAGRAETIKTVRALTGVPIDRFAEISLVGFYDLASALGGVKVCLKHAVSDGYSDAHFSAGEHTLTPAQSVAFVRQRHGLQNGDLDRTHRQQAFMLSALNQLRDAGTFTDLGKITALVDAAQRDVVLSSGWDLATWAQEMGTVPDQRISFSTLPVVRYDTVDGQDVNIVDPAAIRARVQRAFGMRPSPARKVVPAATAASATDAASATVVDAPVPDSGKPVTSDSGVPCVN